The following proteins are co-located in the Penaeus monodon isolate SGIC_2016 chromosome 10, NSTDA_Pmon_1, whole genome shotgun sequence genome:
- the LOC119577821 gene encoding chromodomain-helicase-DNA-binding protein Mi-2 homolog isoform X9 — protein sequence MPSDVEETEYREEEEEQGEGEEEEQDQGDSNEEEQDEEWGGGKRKRKKSKKRKSSRGERGRKKRKKKDESESEGEYEEEGGRVDSDNQEETPKGRGRGKGRGRPPATPTATVPESSGGDQMPTVAEVCESFGLNDVELEYTDSDFQNLTTYKLFQQHVRPLLAKENPRVPVSKLMMLVAAKWREFTARNQQQEEEEEDEIVEEEEEEEPEPAPVQQITPKGRGRPRKAKVDEEVEEDFDDDSEGVGKKKRGRKRTATAEGKSKKGGKVPTLKIKLGKRKKDTSVSLEDESSQDSDAEFEQMLAEAEDMNKAEDEAEQQNAPKKKAKTKIGNKNKRKKRMKAKDEDGYETDHQSPPNQDYCEVCQQGGEIILCDTCPKAYHLVCLEPELEEAPEGKWSCPTCESEGVKEEDEHMEYCKVCKDGGELLCCDSCVNAYHTYCLSPPLFEVPEGEWTCQRCACEPLPGKVQKILFWRYVDPPKPPENWKEIVGDKWEKYQFKQLREFLVKWVDMSYWHCSWISELMLDVHHPQMLRSYFKKFDPDEPPVPGMDDDDEVGSQRRGKSIDPNSLEERYYKYGIKSTWLKIHRVLNHRSLRDGTIQYLVKWRDLPYDQATWEDEDEEIIGLKTAIEFYHDLRAACNADAVGKSKKGKKKGKARARELGEEDREPSSPRRYTPPPDKPVTNLSKKWEKQPDYLDMTGLSLHEYQLEGVNWLRYSWGQGTDTILADEMGLGKTIQTIAFLYSLYKEGHSKGPFLVAVPLSTIINWEREFEMWAPDFYVVTYVGDRESRSMIREHELSFEEGAVRSASKATRIRTTNVKFNVLLTSYEMISMDQACLGSLEWACLVVDEAHRLKSNQSKFFRVLNQYNIVYRLLLTGTPLQNNLEELFHLLNFLCPEKFSDLSSFQNEFEDIAKEDQIKKLHDLLGPHMLRRLKTDVLKNMPTKSEFIIRVELSPLQKKYYKYILTRNFEALNSRGGGQQVSLLNIVMDLKKCCNHPYLFPAAAEEAPKLPNGMYVSRDLVKASGKFILLESMLEKLKRDGHRVLIFSQMTRMLDVLEDFCEGMGYKYERIDGGITGQARQEAIDRFNAPGAQQFIFLLSTRAGGLGINLATADTVIIYDSDWNPHNDIQAFSRAHRIGQANKVMIYRFVTRNSVEERVTQVAKRKMMLTHLVVRPGMGSKATNFSKQELDDILRFGTEELFKEEEGKEDEAIHYDNQAIEELLDRTKEGIEQKENWANEYLSSFKVASYVTKEGEEEEMEDVEVLKQEADNTDSLYWERLLRHHFEQQQEDLARTLGKGKRVRKQVNYNDAADGREDLSWQEQGSDYNSDFSMPSDNDNDDEFDEKNETEGGRRSRRRGDRGDRDRPLPPLLARVGGNIEVLGFNARQRKAFLNAVMRYGMPPQEAFNSQWLVRDLRGKSEKCFRAYTSLFMRHLCEPGNDNAETFADGVPREGLSRQHVLTRIGVMSLIRKKISEFETINGHYSMPEALNRPVEPAVVDGGKSNGTSASGTPATSVTPSPAPSVKGESEDKEEDKKEEAKKEDDKKAEDKEKKDEKETEKEEEKKEEKVEKKEEEKTEGEKEKKDEPAETPEVKAEEEEKKETEQTEKKEEPEKMEVEETKKEEEKKEEVKMETEEKEQKEEQKTEEKEEAEVKAEKVEKTEEDKEAEKKEEVKKEEEEKEDEKDKEKEKEKEGDKDKDKDKDKKEEDDKKDSKKKDVDSVAKRKFMFNIADGGFTELHTLWQNEEKAAVPGREYEIWHRRHDYWLLAGIVTHGYGRWQDIQNDVRFAIINEPFKMDVGKGNFLEIKNKFLARRFKQLLEQALVIEEQLRRAAFLNLQQDPHHPACTLNARFAEVECLAESHQHLSKESLAGNKPANAVLNKVLNQLEELLSDMKSDVTRLPASLARIPPVAQRLQMSERSILSRLASGAGNVDKSAQGAGEGQISTTFPGGFTPTGALPTLGNANFANFRPQYSLPGAATGPGVPSVQVSSLQSLGASLHMLAASNPLLDPHLSMQQPPTSHSGAISAATRASLLLHQQQQQQLQQHSGDTKNLIYLD from the exons aggaggaggaggaacaaggggaaggggaagaagaagaacaagatcaAGGTGATTCaaatgaagaagaacaagatGAAGAGTGGGGTGGAGGAAAACGGAaacgaaagaaaagtaaaaagagaaagtcCTCACGCGGTGAGCGTGGgcggaaaaaacgaaagaagaaagatgagagtgagagt GAAGGTGAATATGAAGAAGAGGGTGGCCGTGTTGACTCAGACAATCAAGAAGAAACCCCAAAAGGAAGGGGTCGTGGAAAAGGACGTGGGAGGCCTCCTGCAACTCCCACAGCAACTGTACCAGAATCAA GTGGAGGAGATCAAATGCCAACAGTTGCTGAGGTGTGTGAAAGCTTTGGGCTGAATGATGTCGAATTGGAGTACACTGACTCAGATTTTCAGAACCTTACAACTTACAAGTTGTTCCAGCAACATGTACGTCCACTTCTGGCTAAGGAAAATCCAAGG GTACCAGTGTCTAAGTTGATGATGTTGGTAGCTGCAAAGTGGCGTGAATTCACGGCTCGCAATCagcagcaggaagaggaggaggaagatgaaattgtagaagaggaggaagaagaggaaccaGAACCAGCACCGGTACAA CAGATAACACCCAAGGGTCGGGGACGCCCTAGAAAAGCCAAGGTAgatgaagaagtagaggaagactttgatgatgatagtgaaggcGTTGGTAAGAAAAAACGTGGCCGAAAACGCACTGCTACAGcagaagggaaaagcaaaaagggtGGAAAAGTTCCAACTTTGAAGATTAAgttagggaagaggaagaaggacacCTCGGTGAGTCTG GAGGATGAATCAAGCCAAGACAGTGATGCAGAGTTTGAGCAAATGCTGGCTGAGGCAGAGGACATGAACAAGGCAGAAGATGAGGCAGAACAGCAAAATGCACCCAAAAAGAAAGCCAAAACCAAGATTGGCaacaaaaataaacgtaaaaaacgTATGAAGGCTAAAGATGAGGATGGATACGAAACCGATCATCAA TCTCCCCCAAATCAGGATTACTGCGAGGTATGTCAGCAGGGTGGTGAGATCATCCTTTGTGACACTTGTCCTAAGGCTTACCATCTGGTGTGTCTTGAACCAGAATTGGAAGAGGCTCCTGAGGGCAAGTGGTCATGCCCCACTTGTGAGTCAGAGGGAGTCAAGGAAGAAGATGAACATATGGAGTACTGTAAAGTTTGTAAG GATGGTGGTGAACTTCTTTGCTGTGATTCATGTGTGAATGCATACCATACATATTGCTTGTCGCCACCCTTGTTTGAAGTACCTGAAGGAGAATGGACTTGTCAGCGCTGTGCTTGTGAGCCTTTGCCAGGAAAAGTCCAGAAGATCCTATTCTGGAG ATATGTTGACCCTCCAAAGCCACCAGAGAATTGGAAGGAGATTGTTGGAGACAAATGGGAAAAATATCAGTTCAAACAGTTGCGCGAGTTTTTGGTGAAGTGGGTTGACATGTCCTACTGGCACTGCTCTTGGATTTCAGAACTCATGCTGGATGTACATCATCCTCAG ATGTTGCGTTCATACTTCAAAAAGTTTGATCCAGATGAGCCTCCTGTACCtggtatggatgatgatgatgaagtaggtTCACAAAGACGTGGCAAAAGCATTGATCCGAACTCCTTGGAAGAAAG ATATTACAAATATGGAATCAAGTCCACCTGGTTGAAAATCCATCGTGTGTTGAACCATCGTTCTTTACGGGATGGAACCATACAGTATCTTGTGAAATGGCGAGACTTACCCTATGACCAAGCTACatgggaagatgaggatgaggagattATTGGcttaaaaactgcaattgagtttTATCATGATCTGAGAGCAGCATGTAATGCTGATGCTG TTGGTAagagtaagaaggggaaaaagaaaggcaaggCAAGGGCACGAGAATTGGGTGAGGAAGATCGTGAGCCCTCTTCACCCCGGCGATACACTCCTCCTCCTGATAAACCAGTAACCAACCTCAGTAAGAAGTGGGAGAAGCAGCCAGACTACTTGGACATGACTGGGCTCTCACTTCACGAGTATCAGCTTGAGGGTGTGAATTGGTTAAG ATATTCTTGGGGTCAGGGAACAGACACCATCTTGGCCGATGAGATGGGTCTTGGAAAGACAATTCAGACAATTGCATTTTTGTATTCACTGTACAAAGAAGGACACTCCAAAGGTCCCTTCCTTGTTGCTGTCCCACTCTCCACCATCATAAATTGGGAAAGAGAGTTTGAGATGTGGGCCCCAGATTTCTATGTTGTCACATATGTAGGCGACAGAGAATCACGATCTATGATTCGTGAGCACGAATTGTCATTTGAAGAAGGAGCAGTGCGAAGTGCATCAAAAGCCACACGTATCCGTACAACAAATGTAAAGTTCAATGTACTTCTAACTTCCTATGAGATGATATCTATGGATCAAGCTTGCTTAGGATCATTAGAGTGGGCCTGCTTGGTTGTAGATGAAGCTCACAGATTGAAGAGTAACCAGTCTAag TTCTTCCGTGTGCTGAACCAGTACAACATCGTTTATCGTCTTCTTTTAACTGGAACCCCACTTCAAAACAACCTGGAGGAACTTTTCCATTTACTCAACTTCTTGTGTCCTGAAAAATTCTCTGATCTATCTTCCTTCCAAAATGAATTTGAAGATATTGCAAAAGAAGATCAGATTAAGAAACTACATGATTTACTTGGACCTCACATGTTGAGAAGATTGAAGACTGATGTACTCAAG AACATGCCAACCAAGTCAGAGTTCATCATTCGTGTGGAGTTATCACCACTGCAGAAGAAATACTACAAATACATTCTTACTCGTAATTTTGAGGCCCTTAACTCAAGAGGAGGAGGCCAACAG GTTTCTTTGCTCAACATTGTTATGGATCTGAAGAAGTGTTGCAACCATCCATACCTCTTCCCAGCAGCAGCAGAAGAGGCCCCTAAACTGCCAAATGGGATGTATGTAAGCAGAGACCTTGTGAAGGCCAGTGGCAAGTTCATTCTCTTGGAGAGTATGTTGGAGAAGCTCAAACGTGATGGTCATCG tGTGTTGATTTTCTCTCAGATGACAAGGATGTTGGATGTCCTGGAAGACTTCTGTGAGGGCATGGGCTACAAATATGAAAGAATTGATGGTGGCATCACTGGTCAAGCTCGTCAAGAGGCCATTGATAG GTTCAATGCTCCAGGTGCCCagcagtttattttcttattgtctaCTCGTGCGGGTGGTTTAGGTATCAACTTGGCCACTGCAGATACTGTCATCATCTACGATTCAGATTGGAATCCACATAACGATATTCAAGCTTTCTCCAGAGCTCATCGTATTGGTCAGGCAAATAAG GTGATGATTTACCGGTTTGTGACTCGTAACTCTGTGGAGGAAAGAGTCACACAGGTTGCCAAGAGAAAGATGATGTTGACCCACTTGGTTGTCCGTCCTGGAATGGGATCAAAAGCCACAAACTTCTCCAAACAAGAATTGGATGATATCTTGAG GTTTGGTACTGAAGAACTTTTCaaagaggaggagggcaaggaggaTGAAGCTATCCATTATGATAACCAGGCAATTGAGGAACTCCTTGACCGTACAAAGGAGGGTATTGAACAGAAGGAGAACTGGGCTAATGAGTACCTCAGCTCTTTCAAGGTTGCTTCATATGTTaccaaagaaggggaagag gaggaaatggaggatgtTGAGGTTTTGAAGCAAGAAGCAGATAATACAGATTCCCTTTACTGGGAACGACTTTTGCGCCATCACTTCGAGCAACAACAGGAAGATCTGGCAAGAACACTTGGAAAGGGTAAACGAGTCAGGAAACAG GTGAACTATAACGATGCAGCAGATGGTAGAGAAGATCTTAGCTGGCAAGAACAAGGATCAGACTACAACTCTGACTTCTCCATGCcatcagataatgataatgatgatgaatttgatgaaaagaatgaaa CTGAAGGAGGTCGTAGATCACGCCGTCGTGGTGACAGAGGTGACCGTGATCGTCCATTGCCACCACTTCTTGCCCGAGTTGGAGGAAATATTGAA GTTCTGGGATTCAATGCCAGACAGCGCAAGGCTTTCCTTAATGCAGTTATGCGTTATGGAATGCCCCCTCAAGAAGCCTTCAACTCTCAATG gttggTTCGAGACCTTCGAGGCAAGAGTGAGAAGTGCTTCAGAGCATACACATCTCTCTTCATGCGCCATTTGTGTGAACCTGGTAATGACAATGCTGAAACATTTGCTGATGGAGTGCCTCGTGAAGGATTAAGTAGACAACACGTTCTCACCAGAATCGGAGTGATGTCACTCATTCGCAAAAAG ATTTCAGAGTTTGAGACAATCAATGGCCATTACTCAATGCCAGAAGCTCTAAATAGGCCTGTTGAGCCAGCTGTAGTTGATGGTGGCAAAAGCAATGGAACATCTGCTTCTG GCACACCAGCAACAAGTGTAACTCCATCTCCAGCACCATCTGTGAAGGGAGAATCAGAAGACAAGGAAGAGGACAAAAAGGAAGAAGCTAAGAAAGAAGATGACAAGAAGgctgaagataaagaaaagaaggatgaaaaggagacagaaaaggaagaagaaaagaaggaagagaaggtagaaaagaaggaggaagaaaaaactgaaggagaaaaagaaaag AAGGATGAACCTGCTGAAACCCCAGAAGtgaaggcagaggaagaagaaaagaaggaaacagaacaaactgagaagaaggaggaaccaGAGAAGATGGAAGTAGAGGAGaccaagaaggaagaggagaagaaggaggaagtgaaaatggaaactgaagaaaaagaacagaaggaagaacagaagactgaagagaaggaagag GCTGAGGTCAAGGCTGAAAAAGTTGAGAAGacagaggaggataaggaggctgaaaagaaggaagaagtcaagaaagaggaggaggagaaggaagatgagaaagacaaagagaaagaaaaggagaaggaaggagataaagataaGGACAAGGACaaagataagaaggaggaagatgataagAAAGATTCCAAGAAGAAGGATGTGGATTCCGTGGCAAAGAGAAAGTTCATGTTCAACATTGCTGATGGTGGGTTCACTGAGCTGCACACACTGTGGCAAAACGAGGAAAAGGCAGCTGTTCCCGGCCGCGAGTATGAGATCTGGCACCGCAG aCATGATTATTGGCTGCTTGCTGGTATTGTTACCCATGGGTATGGAAGGTGGCAAGACATCCAGAACGATGTCAGGTTTGCCATCATCAATGAGCCATTCAAGATGGATGTGGGCAAGGGTAATTTCTTGGAAATTAAGAACAAATTCCTTGCCAGAAGGTTCAAG CAGCTGTTAGAGCAAGCACTGGTCATTGAGGAACAGCTGCGTCGTGCAGCATTCCTTAACTTGCAACAGGATCCTCATCATCCTGCGTGTACCTTGAATGCTCGTTTCGCTGAAGTGGAATGTCTGGCTGAATCACACCAGCACCTCAGCAAGGAGTCCCTGGCTGGAAATAAGCCAGCAAATGCAGTCCTAAATAAG GTGCTGAACCAGCTGGAAGAGCTGCTGTCAGACATGAAGTCTGATGTCACACGGTTACCTGCTTCCCTTGCTCGTATTCCCCCTGTGGCCCAGCGTCTCCAAATGTCTGAGCGTTCTATCCTATCTCGCCTGGCCTCAGGCGCGGGTAATGTGGACAAAAGCGCTCAAGGAGCAGGTGAGG GTCAGATTTCGACCACATTCCCCGGTGGCTTCACCCCTACTGGTGCGCTGCCAACCCTGGGTAACGCCAACTTTGCTAACTTCCGACCCCAATATTCACTACCGGGAGCTGCAACAGGACCAG GTGTGCCATCTGTGCAGGTGAGCAGCCTCCAGAGCCTGGGTGCAAGCCTTCACATGCTTGCTGCCTCCAACCCTCTACTGGACCCACACTTGAGCATGCAGCAGCCCCCAACCTCTCACAGTGGGGCAATATCTGCTGCCACTCGAGCATCCCTTCTTCTTcaccaacagcaacagcagcaactcCAGCAGCATTCAGGAGACACAAAAAACCTGATATACTTGGATTAG